Part of the Candidatus Limnocylindrales bacterium genome is shown below.
CGTCTGGCCGAAGTTCCTGCGCGAGAACGCGATGCGCGTTCTCAAGCTCTGAAAAACGGGGACAGACACCGATTTCTCAGCGATGCGAAATCGGTGTCTGACCCCGATTTCTCAGGCGACGGCTTTTTCGATGGCTTCGAGGACGATGGCGGGCGTGAGGATCTGCGGGAGCACGATCGGCGCGCGCGATGGGTCACGCGGGTAGACGACGTAGAGCGGCACACCGCTGCGACCGAAATCGGCGAGCGCCCTGGTGATGCGCGGATCGGAGCTGGTCCAGTCGGCTTTCATTGCAACGGCTTTCGCGTCGGTCATGCGCCGCGCGAACTCGTCGCCCGAGAGCGCGACGCGCTCGTTGACCTTGCACGACAGGCACCAGTCGGCCGTGAAGTCGACGAAGACCACCCGTCCTTCGGTGCGATGCTGGACAATGGCGTCCGGATCCCACGGCTGCCAGCGCAGCGTGCCGTCGTCACGACGGATATCGGACGGTGCCTGGCGCCCGGCAGCCGTAGTCGCCGATGCTTCCTCGAATCTCGATGCCACGCGCGGTGAAGCCACCGAGAACATCATCGCGATCGACGCCACCACGCACAGCCCCGTGAGCACGGCGACGAGACGGCGATGCGCGCCGCCCGCGAAGCGCCCACCGATCCAGAGGCCGAGCGAACCGAGCAGAAGCGCGATCAGCAGCCCGAGCACGCCGTCGTTGCCGGTCTGCTGGCCGAAGACCCAGACAAGCCATGCGACCGTCGCGAGCAGCGGAAACGCCATCGCTTCGCGGAATCGCTCCATCCATGCGCCGGGTTTCGGCAGCCGTCGCAGCAGCATCGGCACGCATGCGAGCACAAGGTATGGAAGCGCCATGCCGGCTCCGAGCGCGGTAAAAACGAGGAACGTCTTCAAAGGCGGCTGCACCAGCGCGTAGCCGATGGCCGTTCCCATGAACGGTGCCGAACATGGCGTGGCAAGGACGGTCGCGAGCACGCCGCTCAGAAACGAACCGTGGTAGCCGGACGCCGAATCCAGGCGTCCGGCCGCACCGGGCACCGACGAGCCAAGCTCGAAGACGCCGAACAGATTGAGCGCCATTGCGAGCAGCAGCGCGGCCAGCAGCGCAACGAACAGCGGCTGCTGGAGCTGAAAGCCCCACCCGAGCGAATCGCCGGCCATGCGCAGCACGATCAGCACGGCGGCCAGAATCCAGAACGAAGCGAGCACGCCCGCAGCAAATGCGTATCCGTGCCGGCGTACGCTCGGCCGGTCGTGATGGGCAATGTGCACGAAGCCGAGAATCTTGAGCGACAGGACCGGGAACACGCACGGCATCAGGTTGAGGATCAGGCCGCCGGCAAGCGCGAGCACGATCGCGGCCCAAAACGTTATGCCGCCGGCGTGAGCCGCACGTGACGATTGGGCCGTACGTTTGTCCGGTGCCTTTGCAGCCACCGCGCCCTGCGAAGGAGCCTTCGCTGCGCCCGCAGGCGGCGACTCGACCGCCTTGTGCGCGTTGATGCGAAGCGCGCGGAACGGCGCCGGCGCATCCGCCGCGGCATCGGCGACGACGACCAGCTGGAGCAGCTCGGGCAGCGGCTCGCGACGTTCGTCTCTGGCGACGTCGATCGTGAATCCGGAATCGGTCGCCCGCACCGACGGCGGCGCGGACGCATCGATGACGCCGGGATCGATCGCAAAAACCTGCACGGCCGTCGCGACCGGCCTTGCTTGCGCCGGAGCGATCACGTCGACATGGACCTGGTCTGCGGTCTCGCGAACGCTCGCCGACCAGTCGACGGCCATTTTCGGGAGCTCCGAGCGGGCTTTGGCGAATGCAGCCTGCCAGCCGGGATCGATCTGAGGGGCACCCGAATCCACACGAAGGTGGACCTTGAGGTCCGCCTTGCCGGGCACGCACGCGTCCGCTCGGCAGGCGAGCCAGCGGGCCGCTGCGACAATTTCCACATCCGAGCCGGGCTGCAGCGTCGACGGTGCGTCGAGATTTGTCAGCAGCAGCGCGTCACGCTCGTAACCGTACGTTACGAATGGAGGATCTCCGAGCCGGACCGGGTGCGGCCACATCAGCTCACCGGCATGGAAACCGGGCGGAAGCGTCCACTCGATCCTGGTCGGAAGGCCGCTGTCGCCCGAGTTCT
Proteins encoded:
- a CDS encoding thioredoxin family protein, coding for MRRAPHGVALLLTLLTVTGVSIALARVAQAEPVSSGNVTAELASEQRTIRPGGMFTLGLSLRPAEGWHTYWQNSGDSGLPTRIEWTLPPGFHAGELMWPHPVRLGDPPFVTYGYERDALLLTNLDAPSTLQPGSDVEIVAAARWLACRADACVPGKADLKVHLRVDSGAPQIDPGWQAAFAKARSELPKMAVDWSASVRETADQVHVDVIAPAQARPVATAVQVFAIDPGVIDASAPPSVRATDSGFTIDVARDERREPLPELLQLVVVADAAADAPAPFRALRINAHKAVESPPAGAAKAPSQGAVAAKAPDKRTAQSSRAAHAGGITFWAAIVLALAGGLILNLMPCVFPVLSLKILGFVHIAHHDRPSVRRHGYAFAAGVLASFWILAAVLIVLRMAGDSLGWGFQLQQPLFVALLAALLLAMALNLFGVFELGSSVPGAAGRLDSASGYHGSFLSGVLATVLATPCSAPFMGTAIGYALVQPPLKTFLVFTALGAGMALPYLVLACVPMLLRRLPKPGAWMERFREAMAFPLLATVAWLVWVFGQQTGNDGVLGLLIALLLGSLGLWIGGRFAGGAHRRLVAVLTGLCVVASIAMMFSVASPRVASRFEEASATTAAGRQAPSDIRRDDGTLRWQPWDPDAIVQHRTEGRVVFVDFTADWCLSCKVNERVALSGDEFARRMTDAKAVAMKADWTSSDPRITRALADFGRSGVPLYVVYPRDPSRAPIVLPQILTPAIVLEAIEKAVA